One window of the Candidatus Hydrogenedentota bacterium genome contains the following:
- a CDS encoding N-acetylmuramoyl-L-alanine amidase, translated as MRPFPAIALFGVVAVAWCPAWGELASFSVRVQDDLRVADVELVPMGDTPYVSLSSLASQMGGACRVTPERVQVDLAAKAAWLSLGTAQVSSSLGLFDLAHPVQERNGEALIALEDVVPLFRKAFNLAIKQDLPVQPPAPAPSPELPPSADPVSEPAPVSPPVQPIETPPEAPLPSAPVEPPKMPASDRAKDRPVQIVILDPGHGGSDSGCEGHGGLQEKQAVFHIALKTSKALAGAPVTVLLTRDSDKDVSRAERTAFANQNKGDLYISIHLGSGLSQSGRGIEAFYWDPDQGHVPNADGKITERPGAPYAERSLAAAKALADAVAAASGQEVRGVHPSPCALLGDIGMPGVLLEAGYLGNPAEESLLLTEDHQAKIANGIAEGIKALAAPAAEGKP; from the coding sequence ATGAGACCGTTTCCCGCTATTGCTTTGTTTGGGGTCGTGGCGGTCGCGTGGTGTCCGGCGTGGGGGGAACTCGCGTCGTTTTCCGTCCGGGTGCAAGACGATTTGCGCGTCGCAGACGTGGAACTCGTGCCGATGGGGGATACTCCGTATGTTTCGCTGTCTTCGTTGGCGAGCCAGATGGGCGGCGCCTGTCGCGTGACGCCTGAACGGGTGCAGGTGGATTTGGCCGCGAAAGCGGCGTGGTTAAGTTTGGGAACCGCCCAAGTGAGTTCTTCCTTGGGATTGTTCGATCTTGCCCATCCCGTGCAGGAACGGAACGGGGAGGCGCTCATCGCATTGGAGGATGTGGTCCCCTTGTTCCGGAAGGCGTTCAATCTGGCCATCAAACAGGATTTGCCCGTCCAGCCGCCGGCCCCCGCGCCTTCCCCCGAGTTGCCGCCGTCGGCAGACCCCGTTTCCGAGCCTGCGCCCGTTTCCCCTCCCGTCCAACCGATCGAAACACCGCCGGAAGCGCCTCTTCCTTCCGCGCCCGTCGAACCCCCCAAAATGCCGGCTTCCGATCGGGCGAAGGATCGGCCTGTTCAGATCGTCATCCTCGATCCGGGACACGGCGGATCGGATTCCGGTTGTGAGGGGCACGGCGGTCTGCAGGAAAAACAGGCTGTTTTCCATATCGCCCTGAAAACAAGCAAAGCCCTGGCGGGCGCACCGGTTACCGTTTTGCTCACTCGTGATTCGGATAAGGACGTTTCCCGTGCCGAACGAACCGCCTTTGCCAACCAAAACAAGGGGGATCTTTATATTTCCATTCACCTGGGATCAGGACTTTCGCAGTCGGGGCGGGGCATCGAGGCCTTCTATTGGGATCCGGACCAAGGACACGTCCCAAATGCCGATGGAAAGATCACCGAGCGCCCCGGAGCTCCATACGCCGAACGCAGCCTGGCCGCGGCCAAGGCGCTGGCGGATGCCGTGGCCGCGGCATCCGGTCAGGAAGTGCGCGGGGTTCATCCGTCGCCGTGCGCGCTACTGGGCGACATCGGGATGCCGGGCGTACTTCTGGAAGCCGGTTATCTCGGAAATCCCGCCGAGGAATCGCTGCTGCTGACGGAGGATCATCAGGCCAAAATCGCCAACGGAATCGCGGAAGGCATCAAAGCCCTTGCCGCTCCCGCGGCCGAGGGCAAGCCATGA
- a CDS encoding ThuA domain-containing protein, whose product MTNGRFIGPCLVFVAAIAWSVGAYPAEKMKVVVVTGGHGFEEKPFKTMFGSYRDLDCAFVALADESEIFEDISKWPYKVIVLYNMTRAISEKRQRNFVALLDRGIGLVVLHHAIAAFPDWPEYRKIIGARYFLEDTEENGVKYPRSQWKEGVDMALRVEDPSHPILAGIRDFVLHDETYKGYHLEPDNRLLLSCDNPGSQKEVAWTRTYRNAKVCFIQPGHGREAYANEFYRRMVLQAIRWSAAK is encoded by the coding sequence ATGACGAACGGTCGTTTCATCGGGCCATGTCTTGTTTTCGTGGCGGCCATTGCCTGGAGCGTCGGCGCGTATCCCGCGGAGAAGATGAAAGTCGTCGTGGTGACGGGCGGCCACGGATTCGAAGAGAAGCCGTTCAAAACGATGTTCGGGAGTTATCGCGACCTCGACTGCGCGTTCGTGGCGCTCGCGGATGAGAGCGAGATTTTCGAGGACATCTCGAAATGGCCGTACAAGGTCATCGTGCTATACAACATGACCCGCGCCATTTCGGAAAAACGCCAACGGAACTTCGTAGCGTTGCTCGACAGGGGCATCGGGCTTGTCGTGCTCCATCACGCAATCGCCGCGTTTCCGGATTGGCCCGAATACCGCAAGATCATCGGCGCCAGGTATTTTCTGGAAGACACCGAGGAGAACGGTGTGAAATACCCCCGCAGCCAGTGGAAGGAAGGGGTGGACATGGCCTTGCGCGTTGAAGACCCTTCCCACCCGATATTGGCCGGCATTCGGGATTTCGTCCTGCACGACGAAACCTACAAGGGCTACCATCTTGAGCCGGACAATCGCCTCCTTCTGTCCTGCGACAATCCCGGCAGCCAAAAAGAGGTCGCGTGGACACGGACCTACCGCAACGCGAAAGTTTGCTTTATTCAACCGGGTCACGGCAGGGAAGCATACGCCAACGAATTTTACCGTCGGATGGTCTTGCAGGCCATCCGCTGGTCGGCCGCGAAATAA
- a CDS encoding Gfo/Idh/MocA family oxidoreductase, with product MSKKGSLRKPTMTRRAFLNAAMGAAAASSFPYIVPARALGLEGHVSPSNRIAVGCIGNGPQGNGVMGNFLRNENARVVAVCDVNAQRREAAQNIVNGHYGDHGCAAYGDFRVLLARDDIDAVLIATPDHWHVPHAVAAAHAGKDMYVEKPLMLSLSQGQALRDAIHRHGRVFQYGTQQRSSQEFRLACELVRNRRIGELKTIKVGSPASRESENLAPAPVPEWLDYDMWLGPAPWAPFADNRIVNHYWWHNTDYALGFVAGWGIHHVDIAQWGNGSDSTGPVEVEGTGVFPRDGFCDCATRWNVIMRYDNGVVLDYTDEAQNRHGIRFEGTEGWVHVARGVIETEPKSLVQTKFGGNDIRLYESRNHVGNFLDCVRSRRETVCPIDVTVRSDMICHLSDIAMRLGRRLRWNPAMERFENDAEANRMLVRAMRAPWQV from the coding sequence ATGTCGAAAAAAGGATCGCTGCGCAAACCGACAATGACGCGGCGCGCGTTTCTGAATGCCGCCATGGGGGCTGCCGCCGCGTCGTCTTTTCCGTACATTGTGCCCGCGCGGGCGTTGGGACTGGAAGGTCATGTCTCGCCCAGCAACCGCATCGCGGTGGGCTGCATCGGCAACGGCCCCCAAGGCAACGGGGTCATGGGCAATTTCCTCCGGAACGAAAACGCCCGGGTGGTGGCCGTGTGCGACGTGAACGCGCAGCGGCGTGAGGCCGCGCAGAACATCGTGAACGGACATTACGGCGACCACGGTTGCGCGGCGTATGGCGATTTTCGCGTGTTGCTCGCGCGGGACGATATTGACGCGGTCCTGATTGCGACGCCGGATCATTGGCATGTGCCGCACGCGGTGGCGGCCGCCCATGCCGGAAAAGACATGTACGTCGAGAAGCCCCTCATGCTGAGTTTGTCGCAGGGGCAGGCCCTTCGGGATGCGATTCACCGGCATGGGCGGGTGTTTCAATACGGCACGCAGCAGCGATCTTCGCAGGAATTCCGGCTCGCCTGCGAACTGGTGCGGAACCGCCGGATCGGCGAATTGAAGACGATCAAGGTGGGATCGCCCGCCAGCCGGGAATCCGAAAATCTTGCGCCGGCGCCCGTGCCCGAATGGCTCGACTATGACATGTGGCTGGGCCCGGCGCCGTGGGCGCCCTTTGCCGACAACCGGATTGTGAACCATTATTGGTGGCACAACACCGATTATGCCCTTGGGTTCGTGGCGGGATGGGGCATTCATCATGTGGACATCGCCCAATGGGGCAACGGCAGCGATTCGACCGGACCGGTCGAGGTCGAGGGAACAGGCGTCTTCCCGCGCGACGGTTTCTGCGATTGCGCCACCCGGTGGAACGTAATTATGCGATACGACAACGGCGTCGTGCTCGACTACACGGATGAGGCCCAGAACCGGCACGGCATCCGGTTCGAGGGAACCGAGGGATGGGTGCATGTCGCGCGGGGCGTAATCGAGACGGAACCGAAGTCGCTTGTGCAAACGAAGTTCGGCGGAAATGACATCCGGCTTTACGAAAGCCGGAATCATGTCGGCAACTTTCTCGATTGCGTCAGGTCGCGGCGGGAAACCGTCTGTCCAATTGACGTCACCGTTCGTTCCGACATGATCTGCCATCTGAGCGACATCGCGATGCGTCTCGGCCGAAGGCTGCGCTGGAACCCGGCCATGGAACGTTTCGAGAACGACGCTGAAGCCAATCGGATGTTGGTGCGCGCCATGCGGGCGCCGTGGCAGGTATAA
- a CDS encoding DUF1559 domain-containing protein yields MRKRGFTLIELLVVIAIIGVLAAILLPALARARESARRISCANNLKQVGLSVKMYAGEARDALFPSIKHYIYDETSGACDRPNGRLLTAPPDAPSPEFFFDAKSMYPEYLSDLSVLVCPSDSNAADFRKGVWNEQNDPAKPFEPCRVGPLSYIYISWAFRGERDYITSGTENDNPPNISARFLLVLAQTLDKAAKGDFTVYDADIKYDHEVYGPVTAYRIRDGIERFLVTDINNPAATAAAQSHLGYYCDFISPKTQDFNHVPGGGNVLYMDGHVEFLKYPGQFPFSRAWTQIVALAGL; encoded by the coding sequence ATGCGGAAACGCGGGTTTACGTTGATCGAACTGCTGGTGGTCATCGCCATCATCGGCGTGCTGGCGGCCATTTTGCTGCCGGCCTTGGCGCGGGCGCGCGAATCGGCGCGTCGCATTAGTTGCGCCAACAACCTCAAGCAGGTCGGGCTGAGCGTCAAGATGTATGCCGGCGAGGCGCGGGACGCGCTGTTTCCGTCCATCAAGCACTACATTTACGACGAAACGTCCGGCGCATGCGACCGCCCCAACGGGCGCCTGTTGACCGCGCCGCCGGACGCCCCCTCGCCGGAATTCTTCTTCGACGCCAAGAGTATGTACCCGGAATACCTGTCCGACTTGTCCGTGCTGGTTTGTCCGTCCGATTCAAATGCCGCCGATTTCCGCAAAGGCGTCTGGAATGAACAAAACGATCCGGCCAAGCCGTTCGAACCGTGCAGGGTCGGCCCGCTTTCCTACATCTACATTTCCTGGGCCTTCCGGGGCGAACGCGATTATATTACCTCGGGCACGGAAAACGACAATCCGCCGAATATTTCGGCCCGGTTTCTCCTGGTGCTGGCCCAGACGCTCGACAAGGCCGCCAAAGGCGATTTTACCGTGTACGACGCGGACATCAAGTACGATCACGAGGTATACGGTCCCGTCACGGCGTATCGCATCCGGGACGGCATCGAACGGTTTCTCGTTACGGACATCAACAATCCCGCGGCGACGGCGGCCGCCCAAAGCCATCTCGGCTATTACTGCGACTTCATTTCACCCAAGACACAAGACTTCAATCATGTGCCCGGCGGCGGAAATGTCCTGTACATGGACGGGCATGTGGAATTTCTCAAGTATCCGGGGCAATTTCCCTTCAGCCGGGCCTGGACGCAGATTGTGGCGCTTGCCGGGCTGTAA
- a CDS encoding YfhO family protein has product MGAAICVVLLIAGLLLTYQRIVFGDRTTLLGRYDVYRYFGPLAHYMDASIHDGTWPLWNPLIFCGAPFAANPQAMLWYPPNIIRSLLTFHPTPMATQIGLAIMMGLHLLLAGLGVQRLARAHGSSAPAALASALVFVFSALMVRRVCEYHFLMTLAWLPWLLLAVKRMMDAPDRRSCARHALLGGLAVGMAVLGGSFQIMNYMGVAALAYACLYRALAPRPFSDTGDGVGDIRSWRRRLLFDALALGVMFGLGALLASVLLLPAMELAGLGSRQDGNVALYANLLNQSPVSLIQRLIVYPGMRYEAETIRGAGVAALLLAMASLLRARRRDAWVFMGVLLVLVDCCFGPPFPLATLVTAFTPFTISAYVRACDVAMLPFAILAGFGVDAVAGVEPSVRRRWWRSLFILAAGTAVLAGLVRWAGQGPFVPATAWTILIPCAAAITMAAGGWIPWKNAVRWALPILLFAETLTWNVRYVPALVESPPNRKPDHITVAHPFPQDNARETDPVANHRLYERACVINGYDPLNIAAVRSVISGPPRDKRYHRLVTDAEVTEANVRGNLFLKRSFWLVREYAEGPLPPKDTLYPAAAIAFLPQGTDVPVPQAKHVPRTAISAPGMQTEIPLNGATSERRSIRMRLATNGVHSSLFVEYEAATEGGLESLFTALEGRKSVRGFQTRLIPTRGKARTAEIVLPDYPRMDALLKAPPGVRITRAHVMSDPNDDGNRLRIVRRTANRAEIETGPIDGNRLLVFTDADYPGWRAYLDGIETPIQRANEAFKAVVVPPGTHRVEFVFRPVRVYVGAGMSLATLLAVLLGLWKAVQGP; this is encoded by the coding sequence GTGGGCGCCGCGATTTGCGTCGTGTTGTTGATTGCCGGGCTGTTGCTCACGTATCAACGCATTGTATTCGGCGACCGGACGACCCTCCTTGGGCGGTACGACGTGTACCGCTACTTCGGCCCGCTGGCGCACTATATGGATGCGTCCATTCACGACGGCACATGGCCGCTGTGGAATCCCCTGATATTCTGCGGGGCGCCGTTCGCCGCGAATCCGCAGGCGATGCTGTGGTATCCGCCGAATATCATCCGATCGTTGCTGACCTTCCATCCGACGCCGATGGCGACGCAAATCGGTCTCGCGATCATGATGGGGCTGCATCTGCTGCTTGCCGGATTGGGTGTGCAACGGTTGGCGCGGGCGCATGGTTCGAGCGCCCCGGCGGCCCTTGCCTCGGCCCTTGTGTTTGTGTTCAGCGCGCTCATGGTGCGCCGGGTGTGCGAATACCATTTCCTGATGACGCTGGCATGGCTGCCGTGGCTGTTGCTGGCGGTCAAGCGCATGATGGATGCGCCGGATCGCCGATCATGCGCCCGCCATGCCCTGTTGGGCGGCCTCGCTGTCGGAATGGCCGTGCTGGGCGGTTCGTTTCAGATCATGAACTATATGGGCGTGGCCGCGCTCGCGTACGCGTGCCTGTATCGCGCGCTGGCTCCCCGGCCGTTCTCCGATACAGGGGATGGCGTCGGGGACATTCGATCGTGGCGGCGGCGCCTGCTTTTCGATGCGCTTGCCCTTGGCGTCATGTTCGGACTGGGCGCGCTACTGGCCTCGGTTCTGTTGTTGCCCGCGATGGAACTGGCCGGACTCGGCTCGCGGCAGGACGGCAACGTGGCCTTGTATGCAAATCTGTTGAATCAATCGCCTGTGAGCCTGATCCAGCGACTCATTGTGTATCCGGGGATGCGCTACGAGGCCGAAACCATTCGCGGGGCGGGCGTGGCCGCGCTGTTGCTGGCGATGGCATCGCTTCTGCGTGCGCGGCGGCGCGACGCGTGGGTTTTCATGGGCGTGTTGCTCGTGCTGGTGGATTGCTGTTTCGGTCCGCCGTTTCCGCTCGCGACGCTGGTCACCGCTTTCACGCCATTCACGATTTCGGCCTATGTGCGCGCGTGCGACGTGGCCATGCTGCCGTTTGCGATACTGGCCGGGTTCGGCGTGGATGCGGTCGCCGGGGTTGAACCGTCGGTGCGGCGCAGATGGTGGCGAAGCCTGTTTATCCTTGCAGCGGGAACGGCTGTACTGGCAGGGCTTGTGCGATGGGCGGGCCAAGGGCCTTTTGTGCCGGCCACGGCATGGACGATTCTGATTCCATGCGCGGCGGCGATCACGATGGCCGCGGGCGGATGGATCCCGTGGAAAAACGCCGTCCGGTGGGCGCTGCCTATCCTATTGTTCGCGGAAACGCTCACATGGAACGTGCGATACGTCCCGGCGCTTGTGGAGTCCCCGCCAAACCGAAAGCCGGACCATATTACCGTTGCACATCCGTTTCCGCAGGACAACGCGCGCGAGACGGATCCGGTCGCGAATCATCGCCTGTACGAGCGGGCGTGCGTCATCAACGGGTACGATCCGCTGAACATCGCCGCCGTACGTTCCGTCATCAGCGGACCGCCGCGCGACAAGCGTTACCACCGCTTGGTCACCGATGCCGAGGTCACGGAGGCCAATGTGCGCGGCAACCTGTTCTTGAAGCGGTCGTTTTGGCTCGTGCGGGAATACGCCGAAGGCCCGCTTCCTCCGAAGGACACCCTCTACCCGGCCGCCGCGATCGCTTTCCTGCCACAGGGGACCGACGTGCCCGTTCCCCAGGCGAAACATGTTCCCCGCACCGCCATTTCCGCGCCCGGAATGCAAACCGAGATCCCATTGAACGGCGCAACGTCCGAGCGGCGTTCCATTCGGATGCGCCTCGCGACCAACGGCGTCCATTCGTCCCTGTTCGTCGAATACGAGGCCGCGACGGAGGGGGGGCTGGAAAGCCTTTTTACGGCATTGGAAGGCCGGAAAAGCGTGCGCGGTTTCCAAACCCGCCTGATACCGACGCGAGGCAAGGCCCGCACGGCGGAAATTGTGCTACCCGATTATCCCCGCATGGACGCTTTGCTGAAAGCGCCGCCGGGCGTTCGCATAACCCGCGCCCATGTAATGAGCGATCCGAACGACGACGGGAACCGGCTGCGTATCGTGCGCCGCACGGCGAACCGCGCCGAAATCGAAACCGGCCCGATCGACGGCAATCGCCTGCTTGTGTTCACCGATGCCGATTATCCCGGCTGGCGCGCGTATCTGGACGGGATAGAAACGCCGATCCAGAGGGCAAACGAAGCGTTCAAGGCTGTCGTCGTGCCGCCGGGAACCCATCGCGTCGAATTCGTTTTCCGGCCGGTCCGTGTCTACGTCGGGGCCGGGATGTCATTGGCCACGCTTCTTGCCGTGCTGTTGGGGCTGTGGAAGGCCGTGCAGGGTCCATAG
- a CDS encoding HAD family phosphatase → MTSRILIPHIGVVSTASGVVPLETSSDGLFAAGRHGVVSVTATGDRKVEFIAFDRHTLACVRSSMGYPAYYPVHPVELRKPVKAVLMDLDGTSVRSESFWIWIIQLTVARLLGNPRFELEDADWPHVSGHSVSEHLQYCIEKYCPDKTVEEARRFYFEHTDRELQAIVQGRGRRDAFTPSPGLKPFLLALKARGIRIGLVTSGLYEKAWPEIVSAFQTLGMGDPAQFYDAIVTAGFAIRHGQPGTLGELSPKPHPWLYAETARVGLGLPFEERCHTVGIEDSGAGICAIRLAGFPAIGYGGGNIVESGARGLCQYYCKTFEEIMDIIF, encoded by the coding sequence ATGACCTCGCGCATTCTCATTCCCCATATCGGAGTAGTGTCCACGGCGTCCGGTGTCGTTCCGCTTGAAACGAGCAGCGACGGATTGTTCGCCGCGGGACGCCATGGCGTCGTCTCCGTCACGGCGACCGGCGATCGCAAAGTGGAGTTTATCGCTTTCGACCGGCATACGCTTGCCTGCGTGCGATCCTCGATGGGGTATCCGGCGTATTATCCCGTCCATCCGGTCGAATTGCGCAAGCCGGTCAAAGCCGTCCTGATGGATCTGGACGGAACAAGCGTCCGCAGCGAATCGTTTTGGATATGGATCATCCAACTGACGGTGGCCCGTCTCCTCGGCAATCCCCGGTTTGAACTCGAAGACGCCGATTGGCCGCACGTGTCGGGACACAGCGTGTCGGAGCATCTCCAGTACTGCATCGAAAAGTACTGTCCCGATAAAACGGTCGAAGAAGCCCGGCGTTTCTATTTCGAACATACGGACCGGGAGTTGCAGGCCATTGTGCAGGGGCGCGGGCGGCGCGACGCGTTCACGCCGTCCCCGGGACTCAAGCCGTTTCTGCTGGCCTTGAAGGCGCGGGGCATCCGAATCGGACTCGTCACGTCCGGACTGTATGAGAAAGCGTGGCCTGAAATCGTCTCGGCGTTTCAAACGCTCGGCATGGGCGATCCGGCGCAGTTTTACGACGCGATCGTGACGGCGGGCTTTGCCATACGCCACGGACAACCCGGCACGCTCGGCGAACTGTCGCCCAAGCCGCATCCCTGGCTTTACGCGGAAACGGCGCGCGTCGGCCTGGGGCTGCCGTTCGAGGAACGCTGCCACACGGTGGGCATCGAAGACAGCGGCGCGGGCATTTGCGCGATACGCCTGGCGGGCTTTCCTGCCATCGGGTACGGCGGCGGAAACATCGTCGAAAGCGGCGCCCGCGGCCTGTGCCAGTATTATTGCAAGACGTTTGAAGAGATAATGGACATCATTTTCTGA